TCGCCTCGTCCATCGAGGCCAACGCCGTGCACGGCTCGGACTCGCCGCAGTCGGCGGCCTTCGAGATCCCGTACTTCTTCGGCGCGCTCGAGATCTGCCCGCGCTGACCCACGCGGACGCCGAGTTCTATCCGGCCGTCCTCGGCCGCCGCCAGCGCCTGATCGCCGGGATCGGCGGGCTGGGGCTCGGCTTTGGCGCGCCATTCGTGCTCTCGGTCGCGATGGTCGCCACCTCCGGCGATCCCAGCCTGCTCATTCTGCCGCTGCCTTTCCTGCTCGGTCTCTGGGTCGTGCAGGGGCTCGCTCCCGCAGGCTTCACGCTGGCGGCGGATGGCGTCAGGATCGAGCGCCGCTGGCTCTCGCGCCTCATTCCGTACCGACTCATCCGCGCAGTGGACCGCGAGCCCCGCTCGGTCGGCGGCTTCGGCGCCGTCGGGCTCAACGTTCTCTTCGGCTCCCAGGGGCCCCGGTGGAACCGGCGGACGGGCTGGCACTATCTCGCCATCACCAACACCACCGATCTCGTCTATCTCCACACCGCGGGAGGCCTCGTGGTACTCTCGCCGAGCCGTCCCGATGAGTTCGCCGTCCGTCTCGGCCGGCGGCTTTCCAAGGAGGCCGGAACGTGACGAGCCGCATCGAGCTGGCCGTGTCCATCCCTCAGACCTTCCCCGGCCGTGCTGTGGATCCGGGCTTCATTCGAAAGTATCTGGCGCGGGCCGAGGCGCTCGGCTTCCACAGCGCCTGGGTGGTCGAGCAGATCGTCGGCGCGATACCGAGCCTCGAGCCGATCGAGCTGCTGACCTACGCCGCGGCCGTCACCACGCGGATGAGGCTCGGCTCGGCCGTGCTGCTGACGGCGATGCGCGATCCTGTGCACACGGCCAAGAGCCTCACCACCCTCGATCACCTGAGCGGAGGCCGGCTCATGGTCGGCGTGGGGCTGGGCGGCCAGCCCGCACTCTATCCGGCCTACGGCCTCAATGCCGAGCGCCGCGCCGCGCGCTTCGCCGAGGGCATCGAGGTGATGAAGCGCCTCTGGACCGAGCCGCGCGTCACCTTCGACGGGCAGTTCTTCAGGCTCAACAACCTGCCCCAGGAGCCCAAGCCCGTGCAGAAGCCGCACCCGCCCCTGTGGTTCGGCGCCCACCATCCCAATGCGCTCAAGCGCGCAGTCGAGCTGGGCGACGGCTTCATGGGCGCGGGCTCGCTCTCGACGGCCAAATTCGGGGACGAGGTCAAGCTCCTGCGCGGGCTCCTGTCCGAGGCCAAGCGGGAGCCAGCGGCATTCCCGATCGCCAAGCGTGTCTACATCGCGGTGGACCGCGACAAGGCGCGGGCGGGGAAGCGGCTCACCGAGTGGTTCGGGGGCTTCTACGGGCGGCCGCAGATGGCTGAAGAGGTCTCGATCTGGGGGACGCCCGGGGAGTGCGTGGACGGGCTCGCTCAGGTGGCGGCCGCCGGCGCGGGCATGCTCATGCTCAATCCCGTCTTCGACGAGATGGAGCACCTCGAGATCTTCGCCTCCGAGATCGCCCCGAAGCTCTAGGTGTGTCCGCGACACCCAGAAGCGAGCGGCCCGACGAGGTCACGGCGCGGCTCCGCCCGCGCCTCGCCGGCTCCGGGCCCACGCCATCGCGATGAACGCCTGGGCCTGCGCCACGCGCGCGGGCGGCAGCGGCAGCCGCGCGACGGCCTGCCGGCCGTAGTGTCGCCCCGCCCAGAAGCCCAGGTTGTCGCCGAGGCTCGCGCTCACCACGCCCACGAGGATCACGAGGGGCAGGTGGAGGCGTCCGTGCCACGCGAGGTAGCCGCCCAGGACGAGGACGGACTCCTCGGGCGCGGGCACGCCCGCGTTGCCCAGGAGGACGATCACGAGGATCGCGGCGTAGCCGAGGTGCTGGAAGAGGTGGCTCGGATCGAGCACGGCGGGCGCGAGCATAGCACGGCATTCGCGGCGGCATTGACAGGGCGCGACGCGTGGGCGACAACTGATCGGGTATGCGCATCCTGGTGGTCGAGGACGACAGAAAGGTCGCGAGCTTCATCCGGAAGGGCCTCGAGGAGGAAGGGCACGCGGTCGAGGTCGCCGGCGACGGCGTCGCCGCGATCGAGCGCGCCACCGACGGCGCGCCCTGGGACCTCGTGGTCCTCGACGTCATGCTGCCCAAGGGCGACGGCTTCGGCGTGCTGAAGGCGCTCCGCCAGGAGGGCCTCCGGATGCCGGTGCTGATGCTCACGGCCCGCGACGCCGTCAGCGACAGGGTCACGGGCCTCGATCTCGGCGCCGACGACTACCTGAGCAAGCCCTTCGCCTTCGAGGAATTCCTGGCGCGGGTGCGCGCGCTCCTGCGCCGGGGCGGCGGCGGGCCCGCGCCCGTGCTTCGGCTGGCCGACCTCACTCTCGACCCCTCGTCGCGAGAGGTGCGCCGCGGCGGCAGAAAGGTCGACCTGACGGCCCGCGAGCACACGCTGCTCGAATACTTCCTGCGCAACCCCGGCCGCGTGCTGACCCGGCCCATGCTGGCCCAGCACGTCTGGGGCCTCGACTTCGACCCCGAGAGCAACGTGGTCGACGTCTACGTCGGCTACCTCCGCCGGCGGATCGAGGGGCCGGGCGAGCGCCGGCTCCTGCACACCGTGCGGGGCGTCGGGTACGTGCTCAAGGACGAGCCGTGAGGCCGCTGTCGATCCGCGCGCGGCTCACCATCTGGTACGCGGCAGCGCTGCTTGCCATCCTCGCCGTGGTGAGCGCGCTGTCCTACTCCGTCCTCCGCTGGAGCTTGCTCCAGCAGGTGGACGCGTCACTCGCGACCGTGGCGCAGATCGTCCGCGAGACCGACGAGCGCGGCGCCGGCGGCTCGGAGGTCGAGCGGGCGATCCGCGAGCTGCTCGGCCCGGGATTCTCCGACCAGTTCTTCCAGTTCCTCGACCCCGAGGGGCGCTCGCGCTTCCGCTCGGGGCCGCCGCCCGCCGCCGCCCTGCCGCTGTCGCCCGAAGCGCGCGACAACGCCGCGCGCGGGCAGCGCACCTTCGAGACGCTCGAGGATCCGCGGGGCGGGCCGGTCCGGCTCCTGACCGTGCCGGTGCTCCGCTCCGGCCGGTCCGTGGAGATCATCCAGGTCTCGGCGCCTCTCGCGCGCACGCGCGAGGCGCTCGCGCGTTACCTGACGACGCTCCTGGCGCTGGTGCCGGTGGCGGTTGGCCTCGGGGCGGCGGGCGGCGCCGTCCTCGCCGGCCGTGCGCTCCGGCCCGTGCGGGAGATGTCGAGCGCGGCGCGCCAGATCACGGCCGAGGATCTGCACCGGCGGCTTGCCCGGCGGGGCGCCGACGACGAGATCGACCACCTGGCCGACACGCTCAACACGATGCTGGCCGGGCTCGAGGCGGCTTTCGCCCAGGCCAAGCGCTTTTCGGCGGACGCCGCCCACGAGCTGCGCACGCCGCTGACGGCGCTCAAGGGCGAGATGGAGGTGGCGCTTCGCGCCGCGCGCTCGCCCGAGGAGTACCGCCGGGTGCTCCACTCGGGCCTCGAAGAGGTCGAGCACCTGATCTGCCTCGTCGAGGACCTCCTGCTCTTCTCGCGCTCCGCTGCGGCGCTCGGGCCGCCGCCGGCGCGGGTCGAGCTGGAGCCCCTCGTCCTGGAGGCGCTCGAGGCCGGCGCGCGCCGCGCCCAAGGCACGGGCGTCACGGTCCGCGCCGATGCGCTCGAGCCGGCGGCGGTGCTGGGCGACGCGGGGGCGCTCCGCCGCGCGCTGGGTAACCTCGTGGACAATGCCGTCAAGTACACGCCCGCGGGCGGCAAGGTCGAGCTCTCCCTGCTGGCGGGGGAGGGGCAGGCGCGCATCGTGGTCCGCGACACCGGCATCGGCATCGATCCCGTCGACGCCGCGCGCATCTTCGACCCCTTCGTGCGGCTCGACGCGGCCAGGAGCCGCGACGCGGGCGGTGCGGGGCTGGGGCTCGCCCTGGTGCGGGCCATCGTGGATGCTCACGGCGGCGTCATCGCCGTGGACAGCGCCCCGGGCGCCGGCAGCCGCTTCACGATCAGCCTGCCGCTCGCCCCGTCCGCCTGAGAAGCTTCTCATTCCGGTCTCATCTTCCTCTCACGAGCGCCTGCTACGTTTGCTTGCGGCAGGAACTCAGCGCACTTCACACACGAGGAGGATGACCATGAAGACGTTTCTCAGAGACACGAAGTGGGGCTGGCCCGTGCTGGCGCTCGTCGCCGCGCTCGCCGTGGGCGGCATCACGACGGGCTACGGCCTGACCAAGGGCGCGCAGCCG
The Candidatus Rokuibacteriota bacterium DNA segment above includes these coding regions:
- a CDS encoding PH domain-containing protein; translated protein: MLSVAMVATSGDPSLLILPLPFLLGLWVVQGLAPAGFTLAADGVRIERRWLSRLIPYRLIRAVDREPRSVGGFGAVGLNVLFGSQGPRWNRRTGWHYLAITNTTDLVYLHTAGGLVVLSPSRPDEFAVRLGRRLSKEAGT
- a CDS encoding LLM class flavin-dependent oxidoreductase → MTSRIELAVSIPQTFPGRAVDPGFIRKYLARAEALGFHSAWVVEQIVGAIPSLEPIELLTYAAAVTTRMRLGSAVLLTAMRDPVHTAKSLTTLDHLSGGRLMVGVGLGGQPALYPAYGLNAERRAARFAEGIEVMKRLWTEPRVTFDGQFFRLNNLPQEPKPVQKPHPPLWFGAHHPNALKRAVELGDGFMGAGSLSTAKFGDEVKLLRGLLSEAKREPAAFPIAKRVYIAVDRDKARAGKRLTEWFGGFYGRPQMAEEVSIWGTPGECVDGLAQVAAAGAGMLMLNPVFDEMEHLEIFASEIAPKL
- a CDS encoding response regulator transcription factor yields the protein MRILVVEDDRKVASFIRKGLEEEGHAVEVAGDGVAAIERATDGAPWDLVVLDVMLPKGDGFGVLKALRQEGLRMPVLMLTARDAVSDRVTGLDLGADDYLSKPFAFEEFLARVRALLRRGGGGPAPVLRLADLTLDPSSREVRRGGRKVDLTAREHTLLEYFLRNPGRVLTRPMLAQHVWGLDFDPESNVVDVYVGYLRRRIEGPGERRLLHTVRGVGYVLKDEP
- a CDS encoding ATP-binding protein produces the protein MRPLSIRARLTIWYAAALLAILAVVSALSYSVLRWSLLQQVDASLATVAQIVRETDERGAGGSEVERAIRELLGPGFSDQFFQFLDPEGRSRFRSGPPPAAALPLSPEARDNAARGQRTFETLEDPRGGPVRLLTVPVLRSGRSVEIIQVSAPLARTREALARYLTTLLALVPVAVGLGAAGGAVLAGRALRPVREMSSAARQITAEDLHRRLARRGADDEIDHLADTLNTMLAGLEAAFAQAKRFSADAAHELRTPLTALKGEMEVALRAARSPEEYRRVLHSGLEEVEHLICLVEDLLLFSRSAAALGPPPARVELEPLVLEALEAGARRAQGTGVTVRADALEPAAVLGDAGALRRALGNLVDNAVKYTPAGGKVELSLLAGEGQARIVVRDTGIGIDPVDAARIFDPFVRLDAARSRDAGGAGLGLALVRAIVDAHGGVIAVDSAPGAGSRFTISLPLAPSA